In Methanothermococcus thermolithotrophicus DSM 2095, one DNA window encodes the following:
- the rpsB gene encoding 30S ribosomal protein S2, with protein sequence MADESLLTTLDTYLASGMHIGTQQKTKDMKKYIYRVRSDGLYVLDVRKTDEKIRLAAKFLSNYEPEDILAVSRRVYSVGPLEKFGQVTGIKAVAGRFVPGTLTNPASKKFIEPEVLFLSDPRVDRQALKEAIELGIPIIGMCDTEHLTSYIDFVIPTNNKGRKAVSLIYYLIAREYLRNRGVISEEVPFSYEEFLEKAMNVKVRHNNQQFQRGRGRRRR encoded by the coding sequence ATGGCAGATGAAAGTCTATTGACCACATTAGATACATATTTGGCTTCCGGTATGCACATCGGTACACAGCAAAAAACAAAAGACATGAAGAAATACATCTACAGAGTAAGATCAGACGGTTTATACGTTTTAGATGTTAGAAAAACAGATGAAAAAATAAGATTAGCTGCAAAATTCTTATCAAACTACGAACCTGAAGACATTTTAGCAGTTTCAAGAAGAGTGTACTCAGTAGGACCATTAGAAAAATTCGGCCAAGTTACAGGTATAAAAGCAGTTGCAGGAAGGTTTGTTCCTGGTACATTAACAAACCCAGCTTCCAAAAAATTCATAGAACCTGAAGTATTATTTTTAAGCGACCCTAGAGTAGATAGACAAGCTTTAAAAGAAGCTATTGAACTAGGCATACCAATTATCGGTATGTGCGATACAGAACACTTAACCTCATACATAGACTTCGTAATACCAACAAACAACAAAGGTAGAAAGGCTGTTTCATTAATCTACTATTTAATAGCTAGAGAATACTTAAGAAACAGAGGAGTTATTAGTGAAGAGGTTCCATTCTCATACGAAGAATTCTTAGAAAAAGCTATGAATGTTAAAGTTAGACATAACAACCAACAATTCCAAAGAGGAAGGGGAAGAAGAAGGAGATAA
- a CDS encoding HVO_0476 family zinc finger protein, with translation MEEKFLLECPSCDDVTPHDILKKVESKKHVKYTVKCLDCGHVHEVEKTVKLKDVKIIISRFDESEKKVIQVPTNEILSVGDKIEVFGENVEITGIETDKRVTSSKAESVKTLWAKSIDIPKKVGISINNRGITYSINILVPQDYVFEEGKVYKIKSSFFRIKMIKTEKGNFKREVARKIKRIYADSTKPLRKHEDLTDYLI, from the coding sequence ATGGAAGAAAAATTTTTACTTGAATGCCCGAGCTGTGATGATGTAACCCCCCATGATATACTAAAAAAAGTTGAATCAAAGAAACACGTTAAATATACTGTGAAGTGTCTAGATTGTGGACATGTTCACGAAGTAGAAAAAACAGTTAAATTAAAAGACGTTAAGATAATTATAAGTAGATTTGACGAATCAGAAAAAAAAGTAATCCAAGTACCTACTAATGAAATTCTTAGCGTTGGGGACAAAATTGAAGTTTTCGGGGAAAATGTTGAGATAACTGGTATCGAAACTGACAAGAGGGTTACATCTTCAAAAGCAGAAAGTGTAAAAACATTATGGGCAAAATCTATTGATATTCCTAAAAAAGTTGGTATATCAATAAATAACAGGGGTATTACCTATTCAATTAATATTTTAGTTCCTCAAGATTACGTCTTTGAAGAAGGTAAGGTATATAAAATTAAGAGCTCGTTCTTTAGAATAAAAATGATAAAAACTGAGAAGGGCAATTTTAAGAGAGAAGTTGCACGTAAAATAAAAAGGATATATGCAGATTCTACAAAACCCTTGAGGAAACATGAGGACTTAACAGATTATTTGATATAA
- a CDS encoding 30S ribosomal protein S3ae, with the protein MARMKARSGKGRRVTRDTWKTKVWYDIRTPQVFGGDVIGQTPSNDPSLLIGRVAEISLRDLTNDHTKHMVRMYFKIDGVSGNNATTQFVGHDTTREYLKSQIRRRRSKIDTVVDVRTKDGYKIRVKAIVLTAVRARDHHKTEIRKKMEEIIRTMAKESTFPEYVQAMLLGGLGSKIYGECKKMFPLRRVEVYKSEVLEFGKPLEAKAEEETVEEEKQE; encoded by the coding sequence ATGGCAAGAATGAAAGCTAGAAGTGGTAAAGGGAGAAGAGTAACCAGAGATACCTGGAAAACAAAAGTTTGGTATGATATACGCACTCCACAAGTATTTGGCGGAGATGTAATAGGTCAAACTCCTTCAAACGATCCATCATTATTGATTGGAAGAGTTGCTGAAATTAGTTTAAGAGACTTAACTAACGACCACACAAAACACATGGTTAGAATGTACTTTAAGATAGATGGCGTTAGCGGAAACAACGCAACAACACAATTTGTTGGTCACGACACAACAAGAGAATACTTAAAATCACAAATCAGAAGAAGAAGAAGCAAAATAGACACCGTAGTTGATGTTAGAACAAAAGATGGATACAAGATAAGGGTTAAAGCTATCGTTTTAACAGCCGTTAGAGCTAGAGACCACCACAAAACAGAAATAAGAAAGAAAATGGAAGAAATCATAAGAACAATGGCTAAAGAATCAACATTCCCAGAATACGTTCAGGCAATGTTGTTAGGTGGATTAGGTTCAAAAATCTACGGCGAATGTAAAAAGATGTTCCCATTAAGAAGAGTGGAAGTATATAAATCAGAAGTTTTAGAATTCGGAAAACCATTGGAAGCTAAAGCAGAAGAAGAAACTGTTGAAGAAGAAAAACAAGAATAA
- a CDS encoding DUF167 domain-containing protein has protein sequence MAKQNSNNFHESLSEIEELVRDSKNGVLIDIEITPNAKKNQIGGINTWRKRLEIRIKEQPIEGKANKEIIKFLKKTLKKNIEIVAGSTSSQKTVLVVDAKKEEVIEILKDIIFK, from the coding sequence TTGGCCAAACAAAATTCTAACAATTTTCATGAATCCCTATCAGAAATTGAAGAATTGGTCAGGGACTCTAAAAATGGAGTTTTAATTGATATTGAGATTACTCCAAATGCAAAGAAAAACCAAATTGGCGGAATAAATACTTGGAGAAAAAGACTGGAAATAAGAATAAAAGAACAGCCAATAGAAGGAAAGGCAAACAAGGAAATTATCAAATTCCTTAAAAAAACGTTGAAGAAAAATATTGAAATAGTGGCTGGTTCAACATCATCTCAAAAGACTGTTTTGGTAGTTGATGCTAAAAAAGAAGAGGTTATTGAAATTTTAAAAGATATTATATTTAAATAA
- a CDS encoding YcaO-related McrA-glycine thioamidation protein, with protein sequence MDDINYTLAAYRICTPEKTWEKIEPVTKEIGVTRIARIDGLDRVGIPVYSAIRPSAKEGAISVYAGKGATDIQARVSSAMEAIERYSAEYDEKSNVELTLKPENPINLEELIVPRNISSGIGNINNTKNIEWVRGYDIINNETVEIPANSVFHPYEGKRLFRSNTNGLASGNSREEAIFHGILEVVERDAWSISELSKRTYKKINIEGAKNPIIHELMEKFNKSKINIVLKDLTSEVGIPTIAAISDDDVLKDPALLCMGVGCHLHPEIAVIRALTEVAQSRATQIHGAREDTIRGDVVRKISYDRMKRIHRKWFEHREEVNIEDIPNNAKLNLKRDIQTVKEKLSENGFDKIVVVDLKKTDIDVVRVVIPKMEVYCVDRDRISPWVKDRVRKIADKKL encoded by the coding sequence ATGGATGATATAAACTACACTTTAGCAGCTTATAGAATATGCACCCCAGAAAAAACCTGGGAAAAGATAGAACCTGTAACAAAGGAGATTGGAGTTACAAGAATTGCCAGAATAGATGGGTTAGACAGAGTAGGAATTCCTGTTTACTCTGCAATAAGACCTTCTGCAAAGGAAGGGGCCATAAGCGTCTATGCTGGAAAGGGGGCAACAGACATTCAAGCTAGGGTTTCTTCCGCCATGGAAGCTATTGAAAGATACTCTGCAGAATACGATGAAAAAAGTAATGTAGAACTTACCTTAAAACCTGAAAATCCCATAAACCTGGAGGAGCTCATAGTTCCAAGAAATATCTCATCAGGCATTGGTAACATCAATAACACTAAAAATATAGAGTGGGTAAGAGGTTACGACATAATAAATAATGAAACTGTCGAAATTCCTGCCAACAGCGTTTTTCACCCTTATGAAGGAAAGAGACTTTTTAGAAGTAACACAAACGGTTTAGCATCTGGAAATTCTAGAGAAGAAGCCATTTTTCATGGAATTTTAGAGGTTGTTGAAAGGGATGCATGGAGCATCTCGGAGCTCTCCAAAAGAACATATAAAAAGATAAATATTGAAGGAGCAAAAAATCCGATAATCCATGAATTAATGGAAAAATTCAATAAATCAAAAATAAATATAGTTTTGAAGGATTTAACCAGTGAAGTAGGTATTCCAACAATAGCTGCAATATCTGATGACGATGTTTTAAAAGATCCTGCCCTTTTGTGCATGGGTGTTGGATGTCATCTTCATCCTGAAATAGCAGTTATACGAGCTCTTACCGAAGTGGCACAAAGTAGAGCTACCCAGATACATGGGGCAAGGGAAGACACAATAAGAGGGGATGTTGTAAGGAAAATAAGCTACGATAGAATGAAAAGAATCCATAGGAAATGGTTTGAACATAGGGAAGAAGTAAATATTGAAGATATACCAAACAATGCAAAGTTGAATTTAAAAAGAGATATCCAAACAGTTAAAGAAAAACTTTCTGAAAATGGATTTGACAAAATAGTGGTTGTAGATCTGAAAAAAACGGATATAGATGTTGTCAGAGTTGTAATCCCTAAAATGGAGGTTTACTGCGTGGATAGAGATAGAATATCCCCTTGGGTAAAGGATAGGGTTAGAAAAATAGCAGACAAAAAATTATAA
- a CDS encoding NAD(P)/FAD-dependent oxidoreductase — MDVFKEDFDVVIIGAGPAGLFAAYELVEKSKLKILIVEKGLDIDKRKCKMKEFNHCLRCKPCHIMSGVGGAGGLSDGTVNLRPDIGGDLTELTTDENYSWQLIWEVDQILLKHKTPKEIIKGKEYEIRELERKSAQVGVKFISIIQRHIGSDHTKETIGSIRDHLINKGVKFMLHTTVKEFYQGEVIVERRNEVFKIKTKYIVVAPGRIGADWFHDVAQKIGLNARHGPIDVGVRVEVPSIIMEPVTNINHDPKFHIYTDTYDDFVRTFCTNPYGFVVEEKYRDFVGVNGHSMKDEKSNNTNFALLTRIELTEPVEDTTSYGKSIAHLATTIGGGMPVLQRLGDLRRGRRSTKSRIMRSNVVPTLRYITPGDIAMALPYRIVTNIIEGLEKLDKVIPGVASDHTLLYAPEIKYYAMRALVNSDLETNIENIFVAGDGAGLSRDITNAAATGILAARGILKKEGVMDRSFKKDGNWKEAIEKL; from the coding sequence ATGGATGTTTTCAAAGAAGATTTTGACGTTGTGATTATTGGAGCAGGCCCCGCAGGTCTCTTTGCAGCCTATGAGCTCGTAGAAAAAAGTAAATTAAAAATTTTAATAGTTGAAAAGGGCCTAGATATTGATAAGAGAAAGTGCAAAATGAAAGAATTCAACCACTGCCTTAGATGTAAACCCTGCCACATCATGAGTGGAGTAGGCGGGGCTGGAGGTTTAAGTGACGGCACAGTTAACTTAAGGCCAGATATTGGCGGAGATTTAACAGAATTAACCACTGATGAAAACTACTCCTGGCAGTTAATATGGGAAGTTGACCAAATACTCCTAAAGCACAAAACCCCTAAAGAAATAATCAAAGGAAAGGAATATGAAATTAGAGAGCTCGAAAGAAAATCTGCACAAGTTGGGGTTAAATTTATTTCCATAATTCAGAGGCATATAGGTTCAGACCACACAAAAGAAACTATTGGAAGTATAAGGGATCACTTAATAAACAAAGGAGTTAAATTCATGCTCCATACTACGGTTAAAGAGTTTTATCAAGGAGAGGTCATTGTAGAGAGACGGAATGAAGTTTTTAAAATAAAAACAAAATATATCGTTGTAGCTCCAGGAAGAATAGGGGCTGACTGGTTTCATGATGTTGCCCAAAAAATAGGTTTAAATGCCAGGCATGGTCCAATCGATGTTGGAGTTAGGGTTGAAGTACCTTCAATCATAATGGAACCTGTAACAAATATAAATCATGACCCTAAGTTTCACATATATACTGATACCTACGATGATTTCGTTAGAACTTTTTGCACAAACCCATACGGATTTGTTGTAGAGGAGAAATACAGAGATTTTGTTGGAGTTAATGGTCATTCAATGAAGGATGAAAAAAGTAACAATACAAACTTTGCTCTTTTAACCAGAATAGAACTTACAGAACCTGTGGAAGATACAACTTCCTATGGGAAAAGCATAGCACACTTGGCAACCACGATTGGAGGAGGAATGCCAGTACTTCAGAGACTTGGAGATTTAAGAAGGGGTAGAAGAAGTACCAAGTCTAGAATCATGAGGAGCAATGTAGTACCTACTTTGAGATATATCACACCTGGAGATATAGCAATGGCTTTACCTTATAGGATAGTAACGAATATTATAGAGGGCCTTGAAAAACTGGATAAAGTTATTCCAGGGGTTGCAAGTGATCACACCTTGCTTTATGCACCCGAAATTAAGTACTATGCAATGAGAGCTCTAGTGAACTCGGATCTTGAGACTAATATAGAAAACATTTTTGTTGCCGGTGATGGGGCAGGACTTTCAAGGGATATTACAAATGCAGCGGCCACAGGAATCTTGGCTGCCAGAGGGATTTTAAAAAAAGAAGGAGTTATGGACCGTAGTTTTAAAAAAGACGGCAACTGGAAAGAGGCTATTGAAAAACTATAG
- the cysS gene encoding cysteine--tRNA ligase has protein sequence MRIYNTLTREYEEFKPLDSWEVKMYVCGPTVYDYAHLGHGRTYVAFDVIRRYLEHRGNYTIKMVLNFTDIDDKIINRANETKIKPEELADKFIKSFLEDMNKLNIKPADIYPRVSEHIDDVISFIKKLEEKGYAYKTKDGVYFDVRKFKEYGKLSNINLNETIAGYRVEKNIEKKNPEDFALWKFAKPNEPKWDSPWGEGRPAWHIECSAMGIKYLGEQFDIHGGGNDLIFPHHENEIAQSEVCTGKKPWVKYWLHTGFVMVDKEKMSKSLGNFITLRDLFKKYPPEVIRFFLLQRHYRSPLDYSEEGIQHAKNNLEKLYNTIENIRIALNDSETSYSWGDIEFETYSIIKNAKTNFYKAMDNDFNTPEAIKSVFEVSNAINRYISTVETPKDSVLKKSLEFFIMVSEVFGIFNKAFQFEQNSSEEELVELLISIRSDLRKEKNYKLSDKIRDELKDMGIQLEDTPKGVVWRKINI, from the coding sequence ATGAGGATTTATAACACCTTAACAAGAGAGTATGAAGAGTTTAAACCATTAGATAGTTGGGAAGTTAAAATGTATGTCTGTGGGCCTACCGTTTATGATTACGCCCATTTAGGACATGGAAGAACCTACGTGGCTTTTGATGTCATTAGAAGATACTTAGAACACAGGGGCAATTATACCATTAAGATGGTTCTTAACTTTACAGATATCGATGATAAAATTATAAATAGGGCAAATGAAACAAAAATAAAGCCGGAAGAATTGGCAGATAAATTTATAAAGTCTTTCTTAGAAGATATGAATAAATTGAATATTAAACCTGCAGATATTTATCCAAGGGTCTCCGAACATATAGATGATGTTATTTCATTTATAAAAAAACTTGAAGAAAAAGGATATGCCTATAAAACAAAGGACGGAGTTTATTTTGATGTTAGAAAGTTCAAAGAGTATGGAAAACTTAGCAACATTAATTTAAACGAAACAATAGCAGGCTATAGAGTGGAAAAAAATATAGAAAAGAAAAATCCTGAAGATTTTGCACTCTGGAAGTTTGCAAAACCAAACGAACCAAAATGGGACAGCCCTTGGGGTGAAGGAAGACCTGCATGGCACATAGAATGCTCAGCAATGGGTATAAAATACCTTGGAGAACAGTTTGATATTCACGGTGGAGGAAACGATTTAATATTCCCGCATCATGAAAACGAAATAGCTCAAAGTGAAGTTTGTACCGGCAAAAAACCATGGGTTAAATACTGGCTTCACACAGGATTTGTTATGGTGGATAAGGAAAAAATGAGCAAGAGTTTGGGGAACTTCATCACACTTAGGGATTTGTTTAAAAAATACCCTCCTGAGGTCATTAGGTTCTTCTTATTACAGAGGCATTACCGCTCACCACTCGATTATTCAGAGGAAGGTATTCAGCATGCCAAAAACAACTTAGAAAAATTGTACAATACTATAGAAAATATTAGAATAGCTTTAAACGATTCGGAAACAAGTTATTCATGGGGAGATATTGAGTTTGAGACATACTCAATTATTAAAAATGCAAAAACGAACTTTTATAAAGCCATGGATAATGATTTTAATACGCCAGAGGCCATTAAATCAGTATTTGAAGTTTCAAATGCTATAAATAGGTATATTTCGACGGTTGAAACTCCAAAGGACAGTGTTCTTAAAAAATCACTTGAATTCTTCATAATGGTTAGTGAGGTATTTGGAATATTTAATAAGGCTTTTCAGTTTGAACAGAATTCTTCAGAGGAGGAGTTAGTAGAGCTCCTAATAAGTATCCGTTCAGACTTAAGGAAAGAGAAGAATTACAAATTATCCGATAAAATAAGGGATGAATTAAAAGATATGGGCATTCAATTAGAGGATACGCCAAAAGGAGTTGTATGGAGGAAAATAAATATCTAA
- a CDS encoding YigZ family protein, with amino-acid sequence MNSKDHKTLKGLGKVEKKFKDSIFIGYAAPVESEEEAKNFINKIKNFHSDASHNVYAYIVRNGPEFAIKYDDDGEPKGSSGKPVMKILEHKGIENVVVVVTRYFGGTKLGYGGLVKAYSETASDSIENAGIIEVYEMEYFEVELPYNLFNAVKNMIENRGTIVKETYSDCVVFGIEVKKGTADEVIHEILDLTKGQVKINRSANANE; translated from the coding sequence TTGAATAGTAAAGATCATAAAACACTTAAAGGTCTTGGAAAGGTTGAAAAAAAATTTAAAGATTCTATTTTTATCGGATATGCAGCTCCTGTAGAAAGTGAGGAGGAAGCAAAGAACTTCATAAACAAAATAAAAAATTTTCACAGCGATGCATCCCACAACGTCTATGCTTATATCGTTAGAAATGGTCCAGAATTTGCCATTAAGTACGACGACGATGGGGAACCTAAAGGGAGCTCAGGAAAACCTGTAATGAAGATTTTAGAACATAAAGGCATAGAAAATGTAGTGGTAGTTGTTACACGTTATTTTGGCGGGACAAAATTAGGTTATGGAGGTTTAGTTAAAGCCTATAGCGAGACTGCCAGCGATTCTATAGAAAACGCGGGAATTATTGAAGTTTATGAAATGGAATATTTTGAAGTAGAGCTCCCATACAACTTGTTTAACGCCGTAAAGAATATGATAGAAAATCGAGGGACGATAGTTAAAGAAACGTATAGTGACTGTGTGGTTTTTGGTATAGAAGTTAAAAAAGGAACTGCTGATGAAGTTATACATGAGATATTGGATCTAACAAAAGGTCAGGTAAAAATAAATCGTTCTGCGAATGCGAATGAGTGA
- a CDS encoding DNA methyltransferase, which yields MKGQKEKLFYDMLNNIFIGAKIEGDSGYVNLMRIKSNYYNKVFEEIGKEINKRLNEFPEFREEMFNKLYSFFKTYFNEAGAIYFNQTPLKSKVYEKVYSNNKDVILFWKTHMLYYVKTDKLWNNLKIEFDNGKGDIYKVSFNVSELEHKKANEKKSVIYELSKINNNDIMFNVLYSERGKKTKINDILKEFKKKDVNLDEEQLKRIFRIFERQNEVDYFINKNAEQFLKEHFDLYLKNYIFDDESIFDEKRLKELKSLKEIAYMIIDFIAQFEDELVRIWNKPKFVLNSNYVITLDRIYDKNGIDVIEYILNAKGIEKQIEEWKELGFIDNDFKLSDVFINTLAGKSLNPKYQFLPVDTKYFDEDVKFKILMLFGNLDDELDGWLIKSENYQALNTILPKFRDKVQTIYIDPPFNLGTNADFLYDVSYKDATWITILENRIRLGKDLLNNRGCIFVRCDYNGNAYVRLLMNEIFGEENFRNEILINRKRQSMGTPNKFEVESEYLYLYSKNESFMKKDLYKSRSILDFKWTGFLKQGERNPKERVFFGKTLYPPKNQHFSLIQEKVDKLIKEHYLRLKCKKCRSIYYWDESESKEEFISKILKNRKESFKYLDIKPDTKVYGISKLDKCLNCGGDDWKVEYLTSDKIKITDNWKDIASYSDNFKFSTENSEILLKRVIQSTSNEGDLILDFFCGSGTTIATAHKLKRKWIGIEMGEHFYTVILPRMKKVLFYDKSGISKEKDVKDIYNKDNTGGFFKYYELEQYEHTLKKAVYEPSEPLMEYVGTPIHKQYVFLKDKKFLDALELDYENNKTKINWDTIYKNIDLAETLSNLTGRKIKRIAKDYVILENDEKIEFDDIDFKLIKPLIWW from the coding sequence GTGAAAGGTCAAAAAGAAAAACTATTTTATGATATGTTAAATAACATATTCATTGGTGCTAAAATCGAAGGAGATTCTGGATATGTTAATTTAATGAGGATAAAATCCAATTACTACAATAAAGTGTTTGAGGAAATTGGTAAAGAAATAAATAAACGATTAAATGAGTTCCCAGAGTTTAGGGAAGAAATGTTTAATAAATTGTATTCTTTCTTTAAAACATATTTTAACGAAGCTGGGGCAATATACTTTAATCAAACACCGTTAAAATCAAAAGTATATGAGAAGGTTTATTCCAATAACAAAGATGTTATACTGTTCTGGAAAACTCATATGCTGTATTATGTGAAAACAGACAAATTATGGAACAATTTAAAAATAGAATTCGACAATGGAAAAGGAGATATTTACAAAGTATCATTTAATGTTTCAGAATTGGAACATAAAAAAGCAAATGAAAAAAAGAGCGTTATTTATGAGTTATCTAAAATAAATAATAATGATATAATGTTTAATGTTTTGTATTCTGAAAGAGGTAAGAAAACAAAAATAAACGATATTTTAAAAGAGTTTAAGAAAAAAGATGTTAATTTAGACGAAGAACAATTGAAAAGAATCTTTAGGATCTTTGAAAGACAGAATGAAGTTGATTATTTTATAAACAAAAATGCGGAACAGTTTTTAAAAGAACATTTTGATCTGTATCTAAAAAATTATATTTTTGATGATGAAAGTATATTCGATGAAAAGAGATTGAAGGAGCTGAAGTCATTAAAAGAAATTGCATATATGATTATTGATTTCATTGCACAGTTTGAGGATGAACTAGTGAGGATATGGAATAAACCAAAATTCGTTTTAAATTCTAACTATGTAATCACATTGGACAGGATTTATGATAAGAACGGAATTGATGTTATTGAATACATATTAAATGCTAAAGGTATTGAAAAACAGATTGAGGAATGGAAGGAGTTAGGGTTCATTGATAATGATTTTAAATTGAGTGATGTGTTCATAAATACCTTGGCTGGAAAAAGTTTGAACCCAAAATATCAGTTTTTACCAGTAGATACAAAATATTTCGATGAAGATGTTAAGTTTAAGATTTTAATGTTATTTGGTAATTTAGATGACGAATTAGATGGGTGGTTAATTAAGAGTGAAAACTATCAAGCACTCAATACAATTTTGCCCAAATTTAGGGATAAAGTGCAGACAATTTATATCGATCCACCGTTTAATTTAGGGACCAACGCCGATTTTTTATATGATGTGAGCTACAAGGATGCAACCTGGATTACAATATTAGAAAATAGAATAAGATTAGGAAAGGATCTATTGAATAATAGAGGATGTATTTTTGTTAGATGCGATTATAATGGAAATGCCTATGTTAGGTTATTAATGAATGAGATTTTTGGCGAGGAAAATTTTAGAAATGAAATTTTGATAAACAGGAAAAGACAAAGCATGGGAACCCCAAATAAATTTGAAGTTGAAAGTGAATATCTTTATTTGTATTCAAAAAATGAAAGCTTTATGAAAAAAGATTTGTATAAAAGTAGAAGCATTTTGGACTTTAAATGGACAGGGTTTTTAAAACAAGGGGAGAGAAATCCAAAAGAAAGAGTATTTTTTGGAAAAACATTATATCCCCCAAAAAACCAGCATTTTTCATTAATACAAGAAAAAGTTGATAAGCTGATAAAAGAGCATTACTTGAGATTAAAATGCAAAAAATGTAGGTCAATATATTATTGGGACGAATCTGAAAGTAAAGAGGAATTTATATCTAAAATATTAAAAAACCGTAAAGAATCGTTTAAGTATCTAGATATAAAGCCAGACACGAAAGTTTATGGTATCAGTAAATTGGATAAATGTTTAAACTGTGGAGGGGATGATTGGAAAGTTGAATATTTAACATCGGATAAAATAAAAATCACCGACAATTGGAAAGATATAGCATCGTATTCCGATAATTTCAAATTTTCAACGGAAAATTCAGAAATCCTATTAAAACGTGTTATCCAATCCACATCAAACGAAGGAGATTTAATTTTAGATTTCTTCTGTGGAAGTGGGACAACAATAGCAACGGCACACAAACTAAAAAGAAAGTGGATTGGAATTGAAATGGGGGAACACTTTTACACAGTTATACTTCCTAGAATGAAAAAAGTCCTATTCTACGATAAATCAGGAATATCAAAAGAAAAAGATGTTAAAGATATATATAACAAAGATAACACAGGCGGATTCTTTAAATACTATGAATTGGAGCAGTACGAACATACATTGAAAAAAGCAGTTTATGAACCATCAGAACCATTAATGGAGTATGTTGGGACTCCAATACATAAACAGTACGTATTCTTAAAAGATAAGAAGTTTTTAGACGCTTTAGAATTGGATTATGAAAACAATAAAACAAAAATTAATTGGGACACCATCTACAAAAACATAGATTTGGCAGAGACATTATCAAACCTAACTGGAAGGAAAATAAAGAGAATAGCGAAGGATTATGTTATCCTTGAAAATGATGAAAAAATTGAATTTGACGATATTGATTTCAAATTAATAAAACCATTAATTTGGTGGTAA